A region from the Triplophysa rosa unplaced genomic scaffold, Trosa_1v2 scaffold160_ERROPOS443136, whole genome shotgun sequence genome encodes:
- the LOC130549726 gene encoding gastrula zinc finger protein XlCGF57.1-like isoform X2: MCFFRFILDLMEIEETTVSVCPHCGKRLGSKEQLVKHIRIHTEEKPFTCPQCGKSFTRKSVLKTHIRIHTGEKPYACVQCGKSFTRKSRLDVHMRIHTGEKLYACVQCGKSFTRKSNLKTHMRIHTGEKPFTCVQCGKSFTNKCHLENHMRIHTGERPFNCPQCGKSFTLKGHLKTHMRTHTGEKPYACLLCGKGFAQKRNLEDHMRIHTGECTYACVQCGKSFAEKTNLEDHIRIHSGERPYTCLQCGRSFPRKSNLDVHMRIHTGEKPFPCLLCGKGLSEKRNLEDHMRIHSGERPYTCLQCGKSFPRKSYLEVHMRTHTGEKPFTCVQCGKSFARKRNLEEHIRVHTGETPFICLQCGKSFTRKGTLEIHMRIHTGEKPFTCVQCGKSFAKNKVLEKHMRVHAEERS, translated from the coding sequence ATGTGCTTCTTTCGTTTCATTTTAGATCTAATGGAAATTGAAGAAACAACGGTATCAGTATGTCCTCATTGTGGAAAGAGATTGGGAAGTAAAGAGCAGCTTGTGAAGCACATAAGAATCCACACTGAAGAAAAGCCCTTCACCtgccctcagtgtggaaagagtttcacaagaAAAAGTGTACTCAAGACCCACataagaattcacactggagaaaagccgtatgcatgtgttcagtgtggaaagagtttcacaagaAAAAGTCGTCTAGAtgtccacatgagaattcacactggagaaaagctgtatgcatgtgttcagtgtggaaagagtttcacaagaAAAAGTAATCTCAAGacccacatgagaattcacactggagaaaagccattcacatgtgttcagtgtggaaagagtttcacaaacaaatgtcaTCTAGAgaaccacatgagaattcacactggagaacggCCTTTCAactgtcctcagtgtggaaagagtttcacactAAAAGGTCATCTCAAGACccacatgagaactcacactggagaaaagccatACGCATGTCTGCTGTGTGGAAAAGGTTTTGCACAAAAAAGAAATCTAGAggaccacatgagaattcacactggagagtgTACATAcgcatgtgttcagtgtggaaagagttttgcaGAAAAAACAAATCTAGAGGACCACATAAGAATTCACTctggagagcgtccatacacTTGTCTTCAGTGTGGAAGGAGCTTCCCAAGAAAAAGTAATCTAGAtgtccacatgagaattcacactggagaaaagccatTCCCATGTCTGCTGTGTGGAAAAGGTttatcagaaaaaagaaatctagaggaccacatgagaattcactctggagagcgtccatacacttgtcttcagtgtggaaagagtttcccAAGAAAAAGTTATCTAGAGGTccacatgagaactcacactggagaaaagccattcacatgtgttcagtgtggaaagagtttcgcACGAAAAAGAAATCTAGAGGAACACATccgagttcacactggagaaacacCATTCATATGTCtgcagtgtggaaagagtttcacacgAAAAGGAACTCTAGAGatccacatgagaattcacactggagaaaagccattcacatgtgttcagtgtggaaagagttttgcaaaaaataaagttcTAGAGAAACACATGAGAGTTCATGCTGAAGAGCGCTCATAA
- the LOC130549726 gene encoding gastrula zinc finger protein XlCGF57.1-like isoform X1, with protein sequence MCDAEFIKEESEDMSVTDTSTMRNEDAAEQRDLMEIEETTVSVCPHCGKRLGSKEQLVKHIRIHTEEKPFTCPQCGKSFTRKSVLKTHIRIHTGEKPYACVQCGKSFTRKSRLDVHMRIHTGEKLYACVQCGKSFTRKSNLKTHMRIHTGEKPFTCVQCGKSFTNKCHLENHMRIHTGERPFNCPQCGKSFTLKGHLKTHMRTHTGEKPYACLLCGKGFAQKRNLEDHMRIHTGECTYACVQCGKSFAEKTNLEDHIRIHSGERPYTCLQCGRSFPRKSNLDVHMRIHTGEKPFPCLLCGKGLSEKRNLEDHMRIHSGERPYTCLQCGKSFPRKSYLEVHMRTHTGEKPFTCVQCGKSFARKRNLEEHIRVHTGETPFICLQCGKSFTRKGTLEIHMRIHTGEKPFTCVQCGKSFAKNKVLEKHMRVHAEERS encoded by the coding sequence ATCTAATGGAAATTGAAGAAACAACGGTATCAGTATGTCCTCATTGTGGAAAGAGATTGGGAAGTAAAGAGCAGCTTGTGAAGCACATAAGAATCCACACTGAAGAAAAGCCCTTCACCtgccctcagtgtggaaagagtttcacaagaAAAAGTGTACTCAAGACCCACataagaattcacactggagaaaagccgtatgcatgtgttcagtgtggaaagagtttcacaagaAAAAGTCGTCTAGAtgtccacatgagaattcacactggagaaaagctgtatgcatgtgttcagtgtggaaagagtttcacaagaAAAAGTAATCTCAAGacccacatgagaattcacactggagaaaagccattcacatgtgttcagtgtggaaagagtttcacaaacaaatgtcaTCTAGAgaaccacatgagaattcacactggagaacggCCTTTCAactgtcctcagtgtggaaagagtttcacactAAAAGGTCATCTCAAGACccacatgagaactcacactggagaaaagccatACGCATGTCTGCTGTGTGGAAAAGGTTTTGCACAAAAAAGAAATCTAGAggaccacatgagaattcacactggagagtgTACATAcgcatgtgttcagtgtggaaagagttttgcaGAAAAAACAAATCTAGAGGACCACATAAGAATTCACTctggagagcgtccatacacTTGTCTTCAGTGTGGAAGGAGCTTCCCAAGAAAAAGTAATCTAGAtgtccacatgagaattcacactggagaaaagccatTCCCATGTCTGCTGTGTGGAAAAGGTttatcagaaaaaagaaatctagaggaccacatgagaattcactctggagagcgtccatacacttgtcttcagtgtggaaagagtttcccAAGAAAAAGTTATCTAGAGGTccacatgagaactcacactggagaaaagccattcacatgtgttcagtgtggaaagagtttcgcACGAAAAAGAAATCTAGAGGAACACATccgagttcacactggagaaacacCATTCATATGTCtgcagtgtggaaagagtttcacacgAAAAGGAACTCTAGAGatccacatgagaattcacactggagaaaagccattcacatgtgttcagtgtggaaagagttttgcaaaaaataaagttcTAGAGAAACACATGAGAGTTCATGCTGAAGAGCGCTCATAA